A stretch of Amblyraja radiata isolate CabotCenter1 chromosome 6, sAmbRad1.1.pri, whole genome shotgun sequence DNA encodes these proteins:
- the LOC116974091 gene encoding uncharacterized protein LOC116974091, which yields MELLFSLLLCHFLSTNGKKMHKMHLSELENGRNVRCNVAKKVAISQSQWQVENKNTIHFLGVIVQNRSLENTVCSKSIKTTLKRDWDHHLAAEKSNTCVFTNPCAATENVTLTVLILPSSGQHQSVLEDRLVTACRNAKGGLADNIVWISSINSMSSKYKTKQKNASKNVISSYKLTQHRNNLENVTCRIRHPTIDTNTFTPLELFIRCPFKIQIKSNSQRVKGRKNKFIFNTKDSERTIQVKITGSVKQVNVNCSKQNGSLPEGIKLIKNNLKFKGPMKESYAGIYVCVAFDQHWKLSAQLEIEITSGENQWIALRFALIASSVVFAAGVCFFIILRWHRKQQLIVIPQQYSIQNFGYQPAWRTVAALKLRKIVEEVRALFVHQQSPQRTLHQQMESADDHSASSSQDAKMSNSSVWTVTFQFETNNHELVVCSM from the exons GGAAAAAAATGCATAAAATGCATTTATCTGAACTGGAAAATGGAAGAAATGTTAGATGCAATGTAGCAAAGAAAGTAGCGATCAGCCAATCTCAATGGCAGGTggaaaataaaaacacaatacatttcCTTGGTGTAATTGTACAGAACAGGTCGTTGGAAAATACAGTGTGTTCAAAATCCATTAAGACCACATTAAAAAGAGACTGGGATCACCATCTTGCtgctgaaaaatcaaatacaTGTGTATTTACAAACCCCTGTGCAGCCACTGAAAATGTCACCCTGACAGTTTTGA TCCTTCCTTCTAGTGGCCAGCATCAGAGTGTTTTAGAAGATCGACTTGTGACAGCATGCAGAAATGCTAAGGGAGGCCTTGCAGACAATATTGTGTGGATTTCATCAATCAACTCGATGAGTAGCAAATATAAGACCAAACAGAAAAATGCAAGCAAGAATGTTATCAGCAGCTATAAAttaacacagcatagaaacaatttGGAGAATGTAACCTGCCGAATAAGACATCCAacaattgatacaaatacatttaCACCATTGGAGCTGTTTATAAGAT GTCCtttcaaaatccagattaaaagcaaCAGTCAACGTGTTAAAGGGAGGAAAAATAAATTTATCTTCAACACAAAGGACAGCGAGAGAACCATTCAGGTTAAAATAACAGGCTCTGTGAAGCAAGTTAACGTGAACTGCTCAAA ACAAAACGGTTCACTTCCTGAAGGCATTAAACTGATTAAAAATAACCTCAAATTCAAAGGACCCATGAAGGAAAGTTATGCTGGCATCTATGTTTGTGTAGCATTTGACCAACATTGGAAGCTGTCAGCACAGTTGGAGATTGAGATTACTTCAGGTGAAAATCAAT GGATTGCCTTAAGATTCGCATTGATAGCATCCAGTGTGGTTTTTGCAGCAGGTGTCTGTTTTTTCATTATTTTGAGATG GCATAGAAAACAGCAACTGATAGTTATTCcccag CAATATTCAATTCAAAACTTTGGATACCAACCAGCATGGAGGACTGTCGCGGCATTAAAACTCCGCAAGATCGTGGAAGAGGTGCGGGCTCTGTTTGTACACCAGCAGAGTCCACAAAGGACATTGCATCAACAGATGGAGTCAGCAGATGATCATTCAGCTTCATCCTCACAAGATGCCAAAATGTCTAACAGTTCCGTGTGGACTGTTACATTTCAGTTTGAAACCAACAATCATGAGCTTGTAGTTTGCAGCATGTAG